From the Fibrobacter sp. UBA4297 genome, one window contains:
- a CDS encoding valine--tRNA ligase — MEMETRYNPKIVEDRWHDQWNKNNDFAPSGKGEPFSVVIPPPNVTGALHLGHALNDTLQDILVRYRRKTGRDTLWIPGTDHAGIATQAVVEKRLFQDEHKTRHDIGRDALVERIWKWKDEYEARITKQLKSLGVSCDWSRQRFTLDPVCAKAVRHAFFNLFKKGLIYRGKRLVNWDTKLQTAVADDEIYYETVKGHFWTFKYPLADGSGFIPVSTTRPETIMGDTALAVHPNDERYKQFIGKMLKVPFVNREIPVIADAILVDMEFGTGSVKVTPAHDPNDYATGLRHKLPMINIMNDDGSLNENAGPFQGMKGQAARDAVVKGLEDLGLLIKVEDHEMQVGHSDRSKTVIEPYLSDQWFVKMDVLADNAMKAVTSGEIKIIPERYANKYLDWLKEKRDWCISRQLWWGHRIPIWHADETTTEEDLKKAFEGRNDIYYYKAQNGIWLICSEEENLKEDAVAGHKIVQEEDVLDTWFSSGLWPHSTMGWPEQTDTLKKYYPTSVLVTSRDIITLWVARMVLFSQENMGTVPFHTVYIHPKILDGNGMTMSKSKGNGVDPMDIEKKYGTDALRFVMASLCTDNQDVRLPVKKEKQEDGSVINTSEKFEIGRNFSNKLWNACRFLFPHLEQAGALSKEMLPMDSSIFALEDRWILSRLNSTIQDATKMLEEFHFAELAGFLYRFVWDDVCSSYLEIKKAVINSETLTAEKKNAMAILSHVLRGVIDLLHPVMPFITEELNATLFPGSERVINSAWPKADTSLIDAKIEAAFNQAFAVVESVRGVRGRYNVSPATKLKAVVSVDDAVTEANVKDCQAIITELGGLESFSVAVKAAKPKFSASSVVPGGELYIPLEGILDPAAEIARLEKEIEKAKSFAVSIERKLSNEKFVNGAPEAVVNAERTKLATQREIIAKDEAALKDLR, encoded by the coding sequence ATGGAAATGGAAACTCGTTATAATCCGAAAATTGTAGAAGACCGTTGGCACGACCAATGGAACAAGAATAATGATTTTGCCCCGAGCGGAAAGGGCGAACCGTTCTCCGTCGTCATTCCGCCTCCGAACGTTACGGGTGCTCTGCACCTCGGCCACGCTCTGAACGACACGCTGCAGGACATTCTCGTCCGCTATCGCCGTAAGACTGGCCGCGACACGCTCTGGATTCCGGGCACGGACCACGCCGGCATTGCCACGCAGGCTGTCGTCGAAAAGAGACTTTTCCAGGACGAACACAAGACACGCCACGACATTGGCCGCGACGCCCTCGTGGAACGCATTTGGAAGTGGAAGGACGAATACGAAGCCCGCATCACAAAGCAGCTCAAGAGCCTCGGTGTCAGCTGCGACTGGAGCCGTCAGCGCTTCACGCTCGACCCGGTTTGCGCAAAGGCTGTCCGCCACGCATTCTTCAACCTTTTCAAGAAGGGTCTTATCTACCGCGGCAAGCGGCTCGTGAACTGGGACACCAAGCTCCAGACGGCTGTGGCAGACGATGAAATTTATTACGAAACTGTGAAAGGTCACTTCTGGACATTCAAGTATCCGTTGGCCGACGGTTCGGGATTCATCCCGGTTTCGACGACTCGTCCGGAAACGATCATGGGCGATACGGCTCTCGCTGTGCACCCCAACGACGAACGCTACAAGCAGTTCATCGGCAAGATGCTCAAGGTTCCGTTCGTGAACCGCGAAATTCCGGTGATTGCAGACGCAATCCTCGTCGATATGGAATTCGGTACGGGTTCCGTGAAGGTGACTCCGGCACATGACCCGAACGACTACGCTACGGGGCTGCGCCACAAGCTCCCGATGATCAACATCATGAACGACGACGGCAGCTTGAACGAGAACGCCGGTCCGTTCCAGGGCATGAAGGGCCAGGCTGCACGTGACGCCGTGGTGAAGGGTCTCGAAGACTTGGGCCTCCTCATCAAGGTCGAAGATCACGAAATGCAGGTAGGCCATTCCGACCGCAGCAAGACTGTGATTGAACCGTACTTGAGCGACCAGTGGTTCGTGAAGATGGACGTTCTCGCCGACAACGCGATGAAGGCTGTCACGAGCGGCGAAATCAAGATTATCCCAGAACGTTATGCCAACAAGTACCTCGACTGGCTCAAGGAAAAGCGCGACTGGTGCATTAGCCGTCAGCTCTGGTGGGGTCACCGTATTCCTATTTGGCACGCCGATGAAACGACGACCGAAGAGGACTTGAAGAAAGCATTCGAAGGCCGTAACGACATTTACTATTACAAGGCTCAGAACGGCATCTGGCTCATCTGCTCCGAAGAAGAAAACTTGAAGGAAGATGCTGTTGCCGGTCATAAGATTGTGCAGGAAGAAGATGTGCTTGACACGTGGTTCTCCAGTGGTCTCTGGCCGCACTCCACGATGGGCTGGCCGGAACAGACGGACACGCTCAAGAAGTACTACCCGACTTCCGTGCTCGTGACGAGCCGCGACATCATCACGCTCTGGGTCGCCCGCATGGTGCTCTTCAGCCAAGAGAACATGGGCACGGTTCCGTTCCATACGGTCTATATCCACCCGAAGATTTTGGACGGCAATGGCATGACCATGAGCAAGTCCAAGGGCAATGGCGTGGACCCGATGGATATCGAAAAGAAGTACGGCACAGACGCTCTCCGCTTCGTGATGGCAAGCCTCTGCACCGACAACCAGGACGTTCGTCTCCCGGTGAAGAAGGAAAAGCAGGAAGATGGTTCTGTCATCAACACGAGCGAAAAGTTCGAAATTGGTCGTAATTTCTCGAACAAGCTCTGGAACGCTTGCCGCTTCTTGTTCCCGCACTTGGAACAGGCAGGAGCCCTTTCCAAGGAAATGCTCCCGATGGATTCTTCGATTTTCGCTCTCGAAGACCGCTGGATTCTCTCTCGCTTGAACTCCACCATCCAAGACGCAACGAAGATGCTGGAAGAGTTCCACTTTGCTGAACTCGCCGGTTTCCTCTACCGCTTTGTCTGGGATGACGTTTGCTCCAGCTATTTGGAAATCAAGAAGGCCGTGATCAACAGCGAAACGCTCACCGCCGAAAAGAAGAACGCTATGGCTATCCTCAGCCACGTGCTCCGCGGCGTGATTGACCTGTTGCATCCGGTGATGCCGTTCATCACGGAAGAACTGAACGCAACGCTCTTCCCGGGTTCTGAACGCGTGATCAACAGTGCATGGCCGAAGGCAGACACGAGCCTCATCGACGCTAAGATCGAAGCCGCATTCAACCAGGCATTCGCTGTCGTGGAAAGCGTGCGTGGCGTGCGCGGTCGCTACAACGTAAGCCCGGCTACCAAGCTCAAGGCTGTCGTGAGCGTCGATGACGCAGTAACCGAAGCAAACGTGAAGGACTGCCAGGCCATCATCACCGAACTCGGCGGACTTGAATCGTTCTCTGTGGCCGTGAAGGCCGCAAAGCCGAAGTTCAGCGCAAGCTCCGTGGTGCCGGGTGGCGAACTCTACATCCCGCTCGAAGGTATCCTTGACCCGGCTGCAGAAATCGCACGCCTCGAAAAGGAAATCGAGAAGGCCAAATCATTCGCCGTTTCTATCGAACGCAAGTTGTCGAATGAAAAGTTCGTCAATGGCGCACCGGAAGCTGTCGTGAACGCCGAACGCACCAAGCTCGCAACGCAAAGAGAAATTATCGCCAAAGATGAAGCTGCCCTGAAGGACTTGCGATAA
- a CDS encoding amidophosphoribosyltransferase, producing MGGFCGVISKEDCVCDLFYGTDYHSHLGTHRGGMAVLKSDGVFHRSIHNIQNTPFRSKFEHDLSHFSGKVGLGVISDTDPQPLVMTSKLGTFAIVTVGLITNIEDIKNELFRNNCMQLQFSTTSGMVGPTEVVSALIATQDSIIDGLKYVQDKVKGSCSVLIMDSAGRFYACRDKWGRTSVILGKKEGAMIALQESCALPNLGYEYVRDLGPGEVVELTPDGETVLVPPRKKMAICSFLWVYYGYPASSYEGRNVEMTRYRCGSALAKRTPTEADAACGIPDSGTSHALGYAHEAGIKFARPFVKYTPTWARSFMPQDQRQREHVASMKLIPIPGLIKDRRLVFCDDSIVRGTQLGKQAQKLYSMGCKETHMRIACPPLVYPCKFINFSRSKNEYDLITRRYIRDQEGENADLDKYTDPNGQPYKDMVEYIRKKLNLTSLAFQRIDDLIQAIGLPEEDLCTYCWTGKDYAETGDCYHCPCHCHDKEKEEDK from the coding sequence ATGGGCGGCTTTTGTGGTGTTATTTCCAAAGAAGATTGCGTTTGCGATCTCTTTTACGGAACCGACTACCATTCTCACCTTGGCACTCACCGCGGCGGTATGGCTGTTTTGAAATCGGATGGAGTTTTCCATCGCTCGATTCACAACATCCAGAACACTCCGTTCCGCAGTAAGTTTGAACACGATTTATCACACTTTTCCGGCAAGGTTGGCTTAGGCGTCATTTCTGACACGGACCCGCAGCCGCTCGTCATGACCTCCAAGCTGGGAACGTTCGCGATTGTGACGGTTGGTCTCATTACGAACATCGAAGATATTAAGAACGAACTTTTCCGCAACAACTGCATGCAGCTCCAGTTCTCTACAACGAGTGGCATGGTCGGTCCGACCGAAGTTGTTTCAGCGCTTATCGCGACACAGGATTCAATTATTGACGGTCTCAAGTACGTTCAGGACAAAGTTAAGGGAAGTTGCTCCGTGCTGATTATGGATAGCGCGGGGCGTTTTTATGCGTGCCGCGACAAGTGGGGCCGTACATCTGTCATCCTCGGCAAGAAGGAGGGCGCGATGATTGCCTTGCAAGAAAGCTGTGCACTCCCGAACCTCGGTTACGAATACGTCCGTGATCTTGGCCCTGGTGAAGTGGTCGAGCTCACGCCGGATGGCGAAACGGTGCTTGTTCCGCCGCGCAAGAAGATGGCGATTTGTTCGTTCCTCTGGGTGTATTACGGTTACCCGGCATCGAGCTACGAAGGACGTAATGTGGAAATGACTCGCTATCGTTGCGGTTCTGCTCTTGCGAAGCGCACCCCGACCGAAGCCGATGCCGCTTGCGGTATTCCGGATTCCGGCACGTCTCACGCTTTGGGCTACGCTCACGAAGCAGGCATCAAGTTTGCCCGCCCGTTCGTGAAGTACACGCCGACTTGGGCACGTTCCTTTATGCCGCAGGACCAGCGCCAGCGTGAACACGTCGCCTCGATGAAGCTCATCCCGATTCCGGGACTTATCAAGGACCGTCGCCTCGTTTTCTGCGATGACTCCATTGTTCGCGGAACGCAGCTCGGTAAGCAAGCCCAGAAACTTTATTCGATGGGTTGCAAGGAAACACACATGCGTATCGCTTGCCCGCCGCTCGTTTATCCGTGCAAGTTCATCAACTTCTCTCGCTCCAAGAATGAATACGATCTCATCACGCGCCGTTACATTCGCGACCAGGAAGGTGAAAACGCCGATCTCGACAAGTACACCGATCCGAATGGCCAGCCGTACAAGGACATGGTCGAATACATCCGCAAGAAGCTGAACCTCACGTCGCTTGCGTTCCAGCGCATTGACGACTTGATCCAGGCTATCGGCCTCCCGGAAGAAGACCTTTGCACTTACTGCTGGACTGGCAAGGACTACGCCGAAACGGGTGACTGCTATCATTGCCCGTGCCATTGCCACGACAAGGAAAAGGAAGAAGATAAGTAG
- a CDS encoding MBL fold metallo-hydrolase, with protein sequence MEIKAVRMFDHGFMNQAFAFGGEEGKDKFDEQIIYRSSLQNFLIDTGSEVILVDTGFVNDFEAPEKKLGAPLYMGEKLKDYTKAFAELGYRPDQVTKILITHKHPDHSAAIQYFKNAMVFVSPEDADAMKLEGPHIVRCTYKDGPYHNFPKAEKIADGIYFIEAKGHTKGNSIIVAENEGLFYMMHGDVTYCDAALKANKLSIVFEDIAAARETLDRVREFIANNPTVYLSTHCPEGYENLEMKRVMKL encoded by the coding sequence ATGGAAATTAAAGCCGTACGCATGTTTGACCATGGTTTCATGAACCAGGCGTTTGCCTTTGGCGGTGAAGAAGGCAAGGACAAGTTTGACGAACAGATCATCTACCGCAGCAGCCTGCAAAACTTTCTTATCGACACCGGGAGCGAAGTCATCCTCGTCGATACAGGGTTCGTCAACGACTTTGAAGCGCCCGAAAAGAAACTCGGCGCACCGCTTTACATGGGTGAAAAGTTAAAGGACTACACCAAAGCCTTTGCGGAACTCGGCTACAGGCCCGACCAGGTCACTAAAATTCTCATCACGCACAAGCACCCGGACCATTCTGCCGCCATCCAGTACTTCAAAAACGCGATGGTGTTCGTCTCGCCCGAAGATGCCGACGCCATGAAACTCGAAGGCCCGCACATCGTGCGCTGCACTTACAAGGACGGGCCTTACCACAATTTCCCAAAGGCAGAAAAAATCGCTGATGGTATTTACTTTATCGAAGCCAAGGGACACACCAAAGGTAACAGCATCATTGTCGCCGAAAACGAAGGACTTTTCTACATGATGCACGGCGACGTGACCTACTGCGATGCAGCCCTCAAGGCAAACAAATTAAGCATCGTTTTTGAAGACATTGCTGCCGCCCGCGAAACGCTCGACCGCGTCCGCGAATTTATCGCCAACAACCCGACCGTTTACCTCTCGACACATTGTCCCGAAGGCTACGAAAATCTCGAGATGAAGCGCGTGATGAAACTGTAG
- a CDS encoding nitroreductase, which yields MNETIKTLLSRRSIRKFKPDTVSKELIAQVAEAGIYAASGMGKQSTAVVAITNKKLRDTISEMNRKIGGWNEGFDPFYGAPVILLVLAKKEIPTYLYDGALTMGNLMNAAYSLGLGSIWIHRAKEEVESAEGKEILKSLGLNADEWVGIAHCALGYADCELPAAPPRKDGRIIWAE from the coding sequence ATGAACGAAACAATCAAAACCTTACTTTCACGCAGAAGCATCCGCAAATTTAAACCCGATACCGTGAGCAAAGAACTCATCGCACAAGTCGCCGAAGCGGGAATCTACGCCGCAAGCGGCATGGGCAAGCAATCGACAGCCGTAGTCGCCATCACAAACAAGAAACTGCGCGACACAATTTCTGAAATGAACCGCAAGATTGGCGGTTGGAACGAAGGCTTTGACCCGTTCTACGGTGCCCCCGTGATTCTTCTCGTTCTCGCGAAAAAGGAAATTCCGACCTACCTGTACGACGGGGCTCTTACCATGGGCAACCTGATGAACGCCGCCTACAGCCTTGGACTCGGAAGCATCTGGATCCACCGCGCCAAGGAAGAAGTCGAAAGTGCCGAAGGCAAGGAAATCCTCAAGTCGCTCGGCCTCAACGCAGACGAATGGGTGGGCATCGCCCACTGCGCTTTAGGTTATGCAGACTGCGAACTCCCAGCAGCACCCCCTCGTAAAGATGGTCGCATTATTTGGGCGGAATAA
- the pelA gene encoding pectate lyase, producing the protein MKNFGFGNYKFFVAAMSVASFSFAATYTPPATAVSKINSYRGYSELTSAASGMDIDQYTYNMTTWQIANGGFYKAMASKYKSAYSGGPKSEWQAKGGGDLGTIDNNATIQEMRLLAVRYKETTNNNYKSAFKTSFNKAVNFLLTMQRSKGGLPQVWPKRGNYSDQITLNDNAMIRAMVMMMDIANSASPFDSDIIDDATRSKMKSALNKAIDYLLKAQIVNDGKLTVWCAQHDTNSLAPVGARAYELPSKSGNESMGVVWFLMNWPDQNETIQKAVKGAIAWYKKNKLKDKAFSKTAGVVDKAGSSLWFRFYEVNNDNYFFCDRDGASTKTQDFMKISEERRTGYQWAGDYGSAILSTENAYLEALAKMDDNYVPPPPPSAMCGNDTCKTYIDGVDFIDIQGVKETTNTGFVGEGYANVDNSTGSYVTYGVTAFKEGKYTLFISFANGGGSARGYSVSAGDKTLLADGSMESTTAWTTWKTQSIEIELPQGYSELKFTSLSKDGMANFDYIGWMNDDLKAGKVEIPPTSIEAMRTIRNAQQDNRYFVDFGRNNNSAGAYFKRGGNTFRVNGKSTK; encoded by the coding sequence ATGAAGAATTTTGGGTTTGGTAACTACAAGTTTTTTGTAGCGGCAATGTCTGTCGCGTCTTTTTCGTTTGCGGCCACTTATACTCCGCCTGCGACAGCGGTTTCGAAAATCAACAGCTATCGCGGCTACTCGGAGCTGACTTCGGCTGCATCAGGCATGGACATTGACCAGTACACCTACAACATGACCACATGGCAAATCGCAAATGGCGGTTTTTACAAGGCGATGGCGAGCAAGTACAAAAGCGCCTATTCCGGCGGTCCAAAATCCGAATGGCAAGCTAAAGGCGGTGGCGACCTCGGCACGATTGACAATAACGCCACCATTCAAGAAATGCGTTTGCTTGCCGTGCGTTACAAAGAAACGACGAACAACAATTACAAATCCGCATTTAAGACAAGTTTCAACAAGGCCGTCAATTTTCTTTTGACTATGCAGCGTTCCAAGGGAGGTCTCCCACAAGTTTGGCCCAAACGTGGCAACTATTCCGACCAAATCACGCTGAACGACAACGCCATGATTCGAGCGATGGTCATGATGATGGACATCGCTAATTCCGCATCACCTTTTGACTCGGATATCATCGATGACGCCACCCGAAGCAAGATGAAGTCCGCACTGAACAAAGCCATTGACTATTTGCTCAAGGCACAAATCGTAAACGACGGAAAGCTTACCGTCTGGTGCGCGCAACATGACACAAACAGCCTCGCCCCCGTAGGCGCACGCGCCTACGAACTCCCGAGCAAATCCGGCAACGAATCTATGGGCGTTGTGTGGTTCTTGATGAACTGGCCCGACCAAAACGAAACTATCCAGAAAGCGGTCAAAGGCGCAATCGCCTGGTACAAGAAAAACAAACTAAAGGACAAGGCGTTTAGCAAGACCGCTGGTGTCGTTGACAAGGCGGGCTCATCGCTGTGGTTCCGCTTTTACGAAGTCAACAACGACAACTACTTTTTCTGCGACCGCGATGGTGCTAGCACCAAGACGCAGGACTTCATGAAAATCAGCGAAGAACGGCGCACAGGCTACCAGTGGGCAGGTGATTACGGTTCTGCAATTTTAAGCACCGAAAACGCATACCTTGAAGCGCTTGCGAAAATGGACGACAACTACGTTCCTCCTCCGCCACCTTCGGCAATGTGCGGAAACGACACATGCAAAACGTACATTGATGGTGTAGACTTTATCGACATTCAAGGCGTCAAGGAAACAACCAACACGGGATTCGTCGGCGAAGGTTACGCCAACGTTGACAACTCCACAGGAAGCTATGTGACCTACGGCGTCACCGCATTCAAGGAAGGCAAATACACCTTGTTCATCAGCTTTGCAAACGGCGGCGGTTCCGCGCGTGGCTACAGCGTTTCTGCAGGAGACAAGACGCTACTTGCGGACGGCAGCATGGAATCCACCACAGCGTGGACCACATGGAAAACGCAATCCATCGAAATTGAATTGCCACAAGGCTATAGCGAACTCAAGTTCACAAGCCTTTCGAAAGATGGCATGGCGAACTTCGATTACATCGGCTGGATGAACGACGATTTGAAAGCGGGAAAAGTTGAAATTCCGCCTACCTCCATTGAGGCAATGCGCACGATACGCAATGCGCAACAGGACAATCGCTATTTTGTAGACTTTGGTCGCAACAATAATAGCGCAGGAGCTTACTTTAAGCGTGGCGGCAATACATTCCGTGTGAATGGGAAAAGTACGAAATAG
- a CDS encoding PD-(D/E)XK nuclease family transposase has translation MAIDEEILFESETETNDIESIRKKFEGQMYLDPTYDPAFKALFDSEEALKDFLVGVLGLEGEGKIKTLRFNFDKALVFRVPHEKKVVFDIFATTGNNRFFNIEMQRLENNFFIDRTILYKAFHIIKGRKDMELSKEFKALSEKDKKYRRYELPECISVWICNFDLPHANGEVRDEWGIYSTHALKTMAEQNKAAVPISEKNKYIGTKVQYMSPRSYRQEVLPLRLSA, from the coding sequence ATGGCTATAGACGAAGAAATTCTTTTTGAATCGGAAACAGAAACAAATGATATCGAAAGCATTCGCAAGAAGTTCGAGGGACAGATGTACCTCGACCCAACTTATGATCCAGCATTCAAGGCTTTGTTCGATAGCGAGGAGGCGCTGAAAGATTTCCTCGTTGGAGTTTTGGGCTTGGAAGGCGAAGGCAAAATCAAGACGCTCCGTTTTAATTTTGACAAGGCGCTAGTTTTCCGCGTACCGCACGAAAAGAAGGTTGTCTTTGACATTTTCGCAACGACAGGTAACAATCGCTTTTTTAACATCGAGATGCAACGTCTTGAAAATAATTTCTTTATCGACAGGACAATTCTCTACAAGGCATTCCATATCATCAAAGGACGCAAGGATATGGAACTTTCAAAAGAGTTCAAGGCTCTTTCTGAAAAGGACAAGAAATACCGCCGGTACGAACTCCCCGAATGCATTTCAGTATGGATCTGTAATTTTGACCTGCCTCATGCGAATGGTGAAGTTCGCGATGAATGGGGAATTTACAGTACTCACGCCCTGAAAACGATGGCGGAGCAGAACAAAGCAGCCGTTCCTATTTCGGAGAAAAATAAGTATATTGGCACTAAAGTGCAATATATGTCGCCTCGGTCATATCGGCAAGAGGTCTTGCCGCTGCGACTCTCGGCTTAG
- a CDS encoding TIGR02147 family protein — MKPITEYQDYREYMRDFYEERKRSSLFSWREFSKLAGFTSPNFIQLVCEGKSRLSKTGVEKVADAMGLEGADRDYFFAMERFGDAKNDAKKIQAFNEMQKIAKENRLRVVDAEAFKYFESWVNPVLRELAPIMPGAKPLELARNCYPVVSAAEVRHSLDFMCHAEFLKKVGEDTYVQTEKVVTGSSEAIPLALRSMNRQMSKFATEAIDEVPPEKRHIAGVTLGISEETYQWLVQKLETLRQQVVAMAAKEKEYDKVYRLNLQLFPLTKGKEE; from the coding sequence ATGAAACCAATCACTGAATATCAAGACTACCGAGAATACATGCGCGACTTCTACGAAGAACGCAAACGCAGTTCTTTGTTCTCGTGGCGTGAATTCTCCAAATTGGCGGGGTTCACTTCGCCAAACTTTATACAGCTTGTTTGCGAGGGCAAAAGCCGCTTGAGCAAAACAGGCGTCGAAAAAGTGGCCGATGCTATGGGGCTTGAAGGTGCTGACCGTGATTATTTCTTTGCGATGGAACGTTTTGGCGATGCCAAGAACGATGCGAAGAAAATCCAGGCGTTTAACGAAATGCAGAAAATTGCAAAAGAAAACCGCTTGCGCGTTGTGGATGCCGAGGCGTTCAAGTATTTCGAATCGTGGGTAAACCCGGTGCTGCGCGAACTTGCCCCCATAATGCCGGGCGCAAAACCGCTGGAACTCGCGCGTAACTGCTACCCGGTTGTGAGTGCCGCCGAAGTTCGCCATTCGCTTGACTTTATGTGCCATGCGGAATTTCTCAAGAAAGTTGGTGAAGATACATACGTGCAGACCGAAAAGGTCGTGACGGGATCTTCCGAGGCCATCCCGTTGGCACTGCGTTCCATGAACCGCCAAATGTCAAAGTTTGCAACTGAGGCAATTGACGAAGTGCCGCCCGAAAAGCGCCACATCGCAGGCGTGACGCTTGGTATTTCCGAAGAGACGTACCAATGGCTCGTGCAAAAACTTGAAACGCTTAGGCAACAGGTGGTTGCCATGGCTGCTAAGGAAAAAGAATACGATAAAGTTTATCGACTGAATTTACAACTATTCCCGCTTACAAAAGGGAAGGAGGAATGA
- a CDS encoding pectinesterase family protein: MLNSWVYRFAVCMPLAMAVSASAITKHGFDFVLGVDGDFKAAIAKASSSGATESKRFILFVPNGEYNITKVTGDEHGKSTFSGSNISIIGESVDKTIIWNTTDTEGISTTATLYFPSNKNMYMQDITLQNRGTYNSGNAARQVALQQNAGDKFIYKNVRLLSGQDTYYTKKGRTYWEGGEIDGTVDFICGGGDVFFEGTKLVMTRNGGYITASQNPDTWGYVFNNAIIEVSNSGFNKTFYLGRSWGHAKVVWLNTIMRAEPRAEGWGPDMNSAPQVFGEYNSKNGSGGAINTSQRKTRFDGGKDPSTATTLKTVWSASDASKYTLKNVLGGSDNWEPNKLTVQVSAPKISQEGANIIWNDDDNAICWAIFVNGKYHSNTTTNSIDIGGIAAGSKVTVRAANSMGGLGASSNEITVLEANVTYYKATLTQSIGGTVVASPNREKIAEGTAVTFTAEPASGWKFAGWTGKSASDAGSESTWKTTMSKDIELGAIFEAKGTTTFQAEDGIIDNAINESTNAGFAGTGYINFGTGKSTVQVPVYVEFPGEYTMEMTYANGSGKARSLAFAAPGTCTAGVDGCKGAEVISFEATDKWTTYQTKETTITLPKGASYITFSIVDGNDGPNLDQIKLTEKDVDKGSVAIAKITRVNATVTESRIYDTNGKLVRYTKGNANLTRLTPGIYVVKTSAQGYSKQKMVQVR, encoded by the coding sequence ATGTTGAATAGTTGGGTTTACAGGTTTGCAGTTTGTATGCCGCTTGCAATGGCGGTGAGCGCTTCCGCAATTACGAAGCACGGATTTGACTTTGTCTTGGGCGTTGATGGCGACTTCAAGGCGGCAATCGCCAAGGCATCTTCTTCGGGCGCCACCGAATCCAAGCGGTTCATTCTCTTTGTGCCAAATGGTGAATACAACATCACCAAGGTTACCGGTGACGAACACGGCAAATCGACGTTCAGCGGCTCGAACATTTCCATTATCGGCGAGTCCGTTGACAAAACCATCATCTGGAACACAACCGATACCGAAGGCATCAGCACAACGGCAACGCTGTACTTCCCCAGCAACAAGAACATGTATATGCAGGACATTACCCTGCAAAACAGAGGCACCTATAACTCCGGTAACGCCGCACGCCAAGTCGCTTTGCAACAAAATGCAGGAGACAAGTTCATCTACAAGAACGTGCGACTCTTGAGCGGTCAAGACACATACTACACTAAAAAAGGGCGCACGTATTGGGAAGGCGGCGAAATTGATGGCACTGTAGACTTTATCTGCGGTGGTGGCGACGTTTTCTTCGAAGGCACCAAGCTTGTGATGACGCGAAATGGCGGCTACATCACGGCATCGCAAAATCCAGACACCTGGGGTTACGTTTTCAATAACGCCATCATCGAAGTCAGCAATTCCGGATTTAACAAGACGTTCTATCTCGGGCGTTCCTGGGGCCACGCAAAAGTCGTCTGGTTGAACACCATCATGCGAGCAGAACCCAGGGCAGAAGGCTGGGGCCCCGACATGAATTCTGCCCCGCAGGTTTTTGGTGAATACAACAGCAAAAACGGGAGTGGCGGCGCCATCAACACAAGCCAGCGCAAAACACGCTTTGACGGAGGCAAGGATCCGTCGACAGCAACAACCCTCAAGACCGTCTGGAGTGCGAGCGACGCCTCGAAATACACGCTCAAGAACGTCCTTGGAGGCAGTGACAACTGGGAACCGAACAAACTCACAGTGCAAGTTTCAGCCCCGAAGATTTCGCAAGAAGGCGCCAACATCATCTGGAACGATGACGACAACGCTATTTGCTGGGCCATCTTTGTGAACGGCAAATACCACAGCAACACCACCACAAATTCCATTGATATCGGAGGTATTGCCGCAGGTTCCAAAGTTACGGTCCGTGCAGCAAATTCCATGGGCGGTCTCGGCGCAAGCTCCAACGAAATTACCGTCCTCGAAGCAAATGTCACTTATTACAAAGCCACACTGACGCAATCTATCGGCGGAACCGTTGTCGCCTCCCCGAATCGTGAAAAAATCGCCGAAGGCACCGCAGTCACATTCACCGCAGAACCCGCAAGCGGCTGGAAATTCGCAGGCTGGACAGGCAAAAGCGCAAGCGATGCCGGCAGCGAAAGCACTTGGAAAACAACAATGAGCAAGGACATCGAACTCGGCGCCATCTTTGAAGCCAAGGGCACAACAACGTTCCAGGCCGAAGACGGCATCATCGACAATGCCATCAACGAAAGCACAAACGCAGGCTTTGCAGGCACCGGCTACATCAACTTCGGCACAGGGAAATCAACCGTCCAAGTTCCCGTCTATGTAGAATTTCCCGGCGAATACACGATGGAAATGACATACGCAAATGGCAGCGGCAAAGCACGCAGCCTCGCATTCGCTGCCCCCGGCACATGCACCGCAGGCGTTGACGGATGCAAAGGCGCCGAAGTCATTTCGTTCGAAGCCACAGACAAATGGACCACATACCAGACAAAAGAAACGACTATTACACTCCCCAAAGGCGCAAGCTACATCACGTTCTCCATCGTTGATGGCAATGACGGCCCGAACCTCGACCAAATCAAGCTTACCGAAAAAGACGTGGACAAAGGAAGCGTCGCTATCGCAAAAATCACCCGCGTAAACGCAACAGTAACCGAATCACGTATCTACGATACGAACGGAAAGCTAGTGCGCTACACAAAGGGGAACGCCAATTTGACCAGGCTTACCCCCGGAATCTATGTCGTAAAGACCTCTGCGCAAGGTTACAGCAAACAAAAAATGGTCCAAGTCCGCTAG